The Pseudodesulfovibrio senegalensis genome contains the following window.
ATTTCCTTTCTGACCCGCAATATGCGGGCAGATTTGGGTGTGGTTATTTCCGCGTCGCACAACCCGTTTATGGACAACGGCATCAAGTTTTTCGACCGTGACGGCTTCAAGCTACCTGATGAAGTCGAGGACGAGATCGCCGAGTTGGTCATGTCGGGCAAGTCCGATTGGGACTATCCCCAACCGGAAAGTATCGGCCGCACTTATCGTATCAATGACGCTCGTGGCCGTTACATTGTTTATCTGAAAAGCAGTTTTTCCAACCACCTGACTTTGGACGGCATGAAGATCGTGCTCGATTGCGCCAACGGCGCTGCGTACGGCGTTGCTCCGGATGTGCTGGAAGAGCTTGGCGCGACCGTTGTCCGTGTTGGTGTGGAACCGAACGGCATCAACATCAATCGACAGTGCGGTTCCATGTATCCGGAAGTCGTCTCGCGTACCGTCGTGGAAACCGGCGCGGATATCGGGCTTGCTCTGGATGGAGATGCCGACAGGCTTATTGTTTGCGATGAAAAAGGCAGGGTGCTTGACGGCGATCAGATCATGGCCATCAGCGCTCTTGAAATGATGGAACAGGACAGGCTGCCCGGTGGTATGCTGGTGGCCACAGTCATGAGCAACATGGCTCTTGAGCTTTTCATGCGTGAAAAGGGCGGTTCACTTCTGCGCACTCCCGTGGGCGATCGCTATGTGGTGGAAGCCATGCGGCGCGAAGGAGCCATGTTGGGCGGTGAACAGTCCGGCCATCTTGTTTTCATGGAACAGAGTACCACCGGGGACGGTATGCTTGCGGCACTGCAATTATTGCGTATAATGTGCGAAAAACAGCAGCCCTTGTCGGAACTTGCCCACTTGCTGCAACCGTTTCCGCAGGTTTTGAAGAACGTGCATGTCGAACGGAAGATTCCTTTTGAAGAGGCCCCCAAGGTCGTGGAGGCCGTCAGCAGGGTGGAGCGAGAGCTTGAAGGCAAGGGGCGTGTGCTTTTGCGTTATTCCGGAACCGAAGCTGTTGCCCGGGTTATGGTGGAAGGCCCGAATCAGGACAAGGTAGAGCAGTACACCGATGACCTTGTTGCTGTTTTGGAAAAATATCTTCGCTAATTTGCATACTGTTTCAAGGAGTCGTTCATGAAGATTCGCAAGGCGGTCATTCCCGTGGCGGGATGGGGTACCCGTTCCCTTCCTGCAACCAAGAACATTCCCAAGGAAATGCTGCCCATCTACAAGAAACCCATTGTGCAGTATATTGTCGAGGAAGCCATTGAAGCCGGGCTGACAGATGTGGTTTTCGTGACCAACCAGAACAAGAAAATTATCGAAGATCATTTCGATCGCAACTTTCTGCTCGAGCAACTGCTTGAACGCGCCGGCAAGAAGGAATTGCTTGAAGAGGTTCGCCGGGTTTCCGACATGGTGAACATCATTTCCGTTCGTCAGAAGGAACAGTTGGGGCTGGGGCATGCCGTGCTGTGTGCTGACGAGGTCTGCAAGAATGAACCCTTTGCCGTCATGCTTGGCGATGATCTCATGTTCGGCCTGAATGCCGGCATCAGCGAATTGCTGGAGGCCGCCCGTTCCGAGGGCAAGGCCGTTGTGGGCGTTATTGAAGTTCCCGAGGACAAGGTCAATCGCTACGGCATTATACAGGGCGAAGAGTTTGCTCCGAACATGTATCGGGTTAATCGTCTGGTGGAAAAACCCTCACCTGAAGAGGCTCCTTCCAACCTTGCCATTACCGGGCGTTACGTGCTCCTGCCCGAAATATTCGACATTCTGGAAAATCAGGAAGCCGGCGTGGGCGGAGAGATTCAGTTGACTGACGCCCTGCAGGGACTTGCCGATCAGGACAAGCTCATAGCCGTACGCCTTCAAGGCCAGCGGTTTGATGCCGGGGACTGGGTCGAATATTTGACTGCCAACATCTATTTTGCCCTGCATGATGAAGAGCTGCATGATGATCTGGTCAAACGTCTCATGGAGTTGCTTCCGTGCACAGATATATAGCAGTCCTTTTGGGGACGGTTTTCCTGTTGCTTTTGCATGCTCAGGCTTATGCCTTTGCGCCGGGGGAGCAGGAACTGGCAGACAAGTATCGCCGGAGTTACGGCGGACTGAGGTCGTGGACTGCTGAAATCCGGTTTGCGGATGAACCGGGAACGCTGTTGCGTATTGAATGGGCGTCCGGCAAATGGCGTCAGACATGGACTGATGTTTCGGGTATCGGTTGTGAGGCTGTGGGCATTGGGTGCCGGATTTTGGCTTCCTGTCCTGAACAGGATTTTCCTCTTCCCGTGCTATTGCCCTGGAGTCCGTTGCGTCCTCTGGAAATGTGGCGCGGCATGGGGCTTGATTTGAACAAGGCCGAGTTCAGGTTCAGCGGCGATTCTCCCAGCATCTTGTTTTCCAGCAACGCTACTTCCGCACTCATGAGTTTCAATAACGAGAGCCTTGCTCCGCTTGAGGCCAGATATCCTGTTGCGGACGGCGATCTCGTGTTCACGTATGGCGATTATCAGACGGTGAAGGGCTTTGCATTGCCTCAATCGGGTCGTGTGGACGCCCCTGATGGCGTCTCCATGAAATATTCTGTGAATTGGACCGCCATTAACGCAAGCGTTGTCCCATCCCTTTTCGACCGGGATGATTTTGTTGCTGCCCATGCCGGGAAAAGCTGTGTTTTCAGCTCCGCAGTGTTCGGTTCCTTGGGGGCAATTTTTCATTCCCTGCCTGTGGCACACTGAATCATGAAAGAATTCTGGCATGTTATCCTTGCCTCTCCACCGTACCAGAGCCTGACGTACGGTCTTCCTGATTATTTCCCGGATCCGCTGCCGGGTATGCGTGTTCTCGTGCCTTTGGGGCGTGGACACAGGGTGGGTATTGTTTCCGGTGCGGCTAGCGCTGCCCCCGCAGGAGTCAGGGTCAAGCCCATGCTCTGGCCTTTGGAGCACAAGCCGGTCCTGGACGACCATTATATGAGCCTGGTGCGCACATTGGCCGCACGGAACATGGAGCCGGAAGGGCGCGTGCTGGAGAATCTGTTGCCCCACGGCATGCGAAAGGCGTCGGTTTCCTTACATGTGGAGCGGGATTCGGCCAGCAGCCCGTTTCCGGCCACACTCAAGCCACCTGCGCTTGCCGCAATGGATGAAAGCGCACGACAGCAGCTCATGGATTTGTGGCATAGCGGAAAAATGCGTGCCCGTTTCAATATAAAGAAAGACGAGCAGGAACGTTTCGTTCGTCTGTTGGTTGATCCTCCGTGGCCTGTGCGCCCCAATGCGCGGCGGCAGATAAATTTGCTGGAACATCTTTTCGACAAAGGACCGCAGAGCCTGCATGCGCTCAAATATTCCTTGGGGAATTGGGCCGCGGACACTGCCTTGCGATTGGAAACGGCCGGTTTGCTGAACGTTGGTGCGTTGACATCGGACATGATCGATCTCGTGGATTCGGTGCAGTGCGAAGCGGAAGCCCCGGATTTTACTCATGAGCTGACCCGGGAACAGCAAGGTGCTTTTGAAACCCTGAGCACCGCGCTTAACACCGGTCAGGCTGCCACGCATCTGGTGCATGGCGTTACAGGGAGTGGTAAAACATACCTTTACCTGAGGCTTGCCGCACAATGCCTCGAAGCTGGCCGTTCAGTCATGTTGCTGGCCCCGGAAGTTGCTCTGGCGTGCCAGTTGGCAAAAGCTGCCGCGGCTGCGTTTCCCGGCAGAAAAATTTATTTTCATCATGGATACCAGAGTCCTCGCAAACGTGAATCCACGTTCATGGAACTGGCTGATTCGGATCAGGCTGCTGTTGTGGTGGGAACGCGTTCCAGTCTTTTTTTGCCTGTTCGCAACGTGGGGCTTGTTGTTTTGGACGAAGAGCACGACGAATCCTACAAACAGGAAGAGCGTATGCCCTACCAAGCCAAGGAAGTGGCTTGGTTTCGCGCCCGTTTGTGGGGCGCACTCATGATTCTGGGGTCTGCAACCCCTGACGTGAAAACCTACCATGCAGCCAAGCAGGGCGGCGTGCCGGTTTCCGTGCTGCGGGACCGTATCGGCACGAGTGTCCTGCCCGAGGTCTCTCTGGTTGCCATGGACGGCAAAAAGGATCGGGAACAGCCGTTTGCGCCTCAGACCGTGCAGGCCTTGCAACGGGTTGTCGAGGCGGGGGAACAGGCCATTGTCATGCTTAACCGCAGAGGCTACGCGCCACTGATGTATTGCGTTGACTGCGCCCAGGTGGTGCGTTGCCCCGATTGTGAGGTCGGCATGACGTTTCACAAGGGACGCGAGCGAGTGGTTTGTCATTACTGCGGCCGTCATCAGTCATATCCACTGCTGTGCTCCAAGTGTGGCGGCGGGAATTTTATTCCCATGGGCGAAGGCACCGAGCGTCTTGAGGAGCAACTTGAGGCCATGCTTCCCGATGGAACGGGGATTTTGCGTCTGGACAGGGATTCCACACGCAGACAGGAACGGATGGAAGAAATTCTGGATGAGTTCGGTCGGGGCGAGGCCCAGATTCTGGTCGGAACGCAGATGCTTTCCAAGGGACATCATTTCCCCGGGGTGACACTGGTTGTGGTGACGGATGGCGATCTGGGCTTGAATCTACCGGATTATCGGGCCTCGGAGCGTACTTTTCAGTTGCTTGTCCAGGTGGCTGGGCGTGCCGGCAGAGGCACACGTTCCGGAAAGGTGCTCATTCAGACACGCAACCCCGGTCACCCCATCTGGCAGGAAGTTCTTGCTGCCGACTATGAAGGCTTTTTTGCGCGGGAAATTGAAAAACGTCGTTCCTTTGGTTATCCGCCGTTCAGCAAACTGGGCCTGATTCGCATGAGCTTTCCTGCGGACTGGGAACAGGGTGCGCGAACGGTTATGGAATTTTCAGCTCATTTGCGGACTCTGGCCGCCCGTCTGGATGTTGTGGTCCTGGGACCGGCCCCTGCACCCCTCGCCATGTTGCGGGGACGCCGACGTTTTAATTGTTTGCTCAAGGCTGGGGACTGGCCTGCTGTCCGCCAGTTGTTTGCCGCATTGCGGGATGCCAATCCTGCCACGGCCAAGATACGCATGAGTCTGGACCTTGATCCCGTGAGCATGTTGTAGCATGGTTTGCGGCGTTCATGCGGTGTGCACAATCTCGACACCGGAATGATTGAAAGCTACAGTTTCATTTAAATCTGTAAACAACGGATCACACGATATGAAACGATTACTTTTACTCGTGACCCTGACAGGCCTGTTGTGCATGGCCGTGACTCCCGCCTTTGCCCGGGTGGGATTCATCAACCCGCAGCGGGTGGTCAATGAGTCCAAGATAGGACGCACGGCTCAGGAAGATCTGGCCCGTCTCGGTCGGATCAAGGATAAGCGCATCAATATCAGTGCCGAACGAATCAAGTCCATGCGCGCCGAGGTTGACAAGGGCATGCTTTCCGTTTCGCAGCAGAAAGTGCGTGAGGATGACATTGAAGCGGCTCTGGCGCGTCACAAGCTGCTTATTGAGCAGAGCAACCGTTCCATTCGGGATCAGGAAAATCAGTTGATTCAGTTCATCATGAGAAAGGCAGATAAAATATTGCGCCGGATTGCCGCCGGTGGCGGATTTACCTTGGTGTTGACCGACCCCGAGGCCATCGGGTTCATCGCTCCGGAAGTGGACCTGACGGACAGGGTTATCGAGGCCCTGAACAATGAAATGTAGGGGGGCGGTCATGCGACGTGCAGTTATCCTGACCTTATGGATGGTTTTGTTGTGTGCTGCGGCGGCCAGTGCCGCCGAATTTGGTGAGATTCGTTATCCGGACAGAACGTTGAATCTTCGCGTGGAACGCTCGCCCAAGGCCGAGTGGGTGGGAATTCTTCAGGCTGGCCAACCTGTTCGCGTGGCCTACCTGAAAGACGGCTGGGTTGCTGTTTTCGAACCCTATATGAAGACGCGGGATTCGGTTAAGGTGGCCGGGTATGCCAATGTGAAATACCTCAATAAAAAACGCAGCAAGGTTGAAGAGAAGTCCTGGGGGGCCGTGATGCATCCGCGCACAGCTGTCAACATCCGCTCCAAACGGAATGCCAGATCCTCGAAAATGGGGAAACTTGTTCCGGGGACCAACGTCCGGGTGGATTTTCCCGAGGACGGATGGGTGGCCGTGCTGGAAGACCGCGCGACCATTCGCAGCAAGCTCAATGTCCGTGGGTTCGTCAAGTCGACGTATCTTCTGCCCGGGCCCGTAGCAGGTACCGCTCGTAAACCGGCTTCCAGTCCCGAGGCTGTGCAGACAACACCACCAGCCACAGGCGAAGGGCAGGTTCGCGGTTCCGTTGCTCCTGCACCGAAAACCCAAAAAGCCGAGAAGGCTGAGGAACATGCCGTTTCCGACACGCAAGATCGTGAGGCCAAGGCACAGACTCCGGTCAAGCCGTGGGGAACGGTGATTACGGCGAAGCACAAGGTTCGCATTCGTAAGGAACGATCAATGACTTCGCATTTTGTGAAAACCGTTGCCGCGGGCGAACGGATAAAGATCGACTTTCCGAAAAATGGCTGGTTTGCCGTTTTCGAGCCCGATGCAACGGTCCGTTCGGAACAGCGGGCTTTGGGATATGTTTTGGCCGAGCATTTGAAAAAAGGCGAGCCTGTTACCGTGACACCCCGGCCTGAGTCCCTCGGGAACGAGGGGGCTAAAGAGGCGCGGCCTGCCAAGCCGATCATTATCAAGCCCGATCCTCTGGCTGCTAGTGCGCGGCCTGCGCCCAAAGGGGACAAATATCTGCATGGCGTCCACTACAAACTGCTGGAAAAGGCTGAAACCTCCCGTAATGGAGTGGATGTTGTGGACATGAAGATTTTTGTGGACGTCAAGCAATTACCCAAGGCGACCATCATGGAGGATTTCGCCAAAAGTCTTTGGAAAGAACATCGCAGAAGCAACAAGCTTCTGGTCATTCATATATTTCTGCCGGAAATGGATCTGGATGACATCTCTTTTATCGAGGCGGTGTATTCGCATGACGAGCCCCTTGAATTCTGGGCGAGGCGAACCGCTCTTTACGGAACGCGGTTCATGGATCAATGATGACGGTGTCCGGGATTTAGCCGTTCATACAGTTTTCGGATTTGGTTTTGCATAAAAAAAGCGCGGCCTCACGGGCCGCGCTTTTCATTTTTCGCTATCCGAGTTCATGACCCAGAACAAGAGGGAATTGGGGGGAAACTCGTTTCCGTTCGGCGTGTGTTTCTTTTTTCGTGGTCATGAACAGGCTTTTGCAACTTTGGCATTCCCAGTGTTTTCCGTGGGGCTGCAAATGGATAAGCAATCCTTCCCGATCATAACATAACTGGCAGAACGGTCCTTTTCGTTCATTGCCGTCTTCAAGCCAGTACTTCTGACCATCGTAGGCAACGTTCTGTGCCAGATCCAGCACATCGGCAACTTCCGTTAATTGTCTTTTGAGTGTGCTGTTTTCATCGCAAAGGGCGATATACTCGTCCTGGAGGGCCTTGAGAAGTAGTGTGCCTTCCTCAATGCGTCCTTCCCTGAAAAGAACCTGAACACGTTTGAACCCGGTGGCTTGAGTGACATCTGCCATGTTTCAATTCCTGTTGCGGTTGGTTATCGTCTACCGTATCGGCGCCATGTACCAATATCTTTAGGGTCTGCGAGGCTATACTGGAATAGTGACGCTGTAGAAGGGGGTTTGACTTTAGTCTTTTTTATAAGTAAACGTTTACTAAACGAGGGGGGGCGACATGACCAAATCAAAGCGTATGAGCGCGGAGGAGCGACGTTCGCAAATACTTGACGTGGCGTTGGATGTTTTTGCCAAAAGAGGCTTCAGCGGTGCGCGGACGCGCGAGGTTGCGGATCTGGCAGGGATCAGCGAAACCCTGATATATCGTCATTTCAAGACCAAGGCCGATTTGTATGACGCGGCATTGCATCATCTGTTCGGGGGGCACCCCATGCGCTTGGAGTTGCAGGACCCCATGCAGCG
Protein-coding sequences here:
- the glmM gene encoding phosphoglucosamine mutase, with translation MNQRLFGTDGLRGQVNIFPMTPEVALRLGLAAGQYFRNGKKRHRVVIGKDTRLSGYVFETALTSGFCANGMDVFLVGPMPTPAISFLTRNMRADLGVVISASHNPFMDNGIKFFDRDGFKLPDEVEDEIAELVMSGKSDWDYPQPESIGRTYRINDARGRYIVYLKSSFSNHLTLDGMKIVLDCANGAAYGVAPDVLEELGATVVRVGVEPNGININRQCGSMYPEVVSRTVVETGADIGLALDGDADRLIVCDEKGRVLDGDQIMAISALEMMEQDRLPGGMLVATVMSNMALELFMREKGGSLLRTPVGDRYVVEAMRREGAMLGGEQSGHLVFMEQSTTGDGMLAALQLLRIMCEKQQPLSELAHLLQPFPQVLKNVHVERKIPFEEAPKVVEAVSRVERELEGKGRVLLRYSGTEAVARVMVEGPNQDKVEQYTDDLVAVLEKYLR
- the priA gene encoding replication restart helicase PriA, with protein sequence MKEFWHVILASPPYQSLTYGLPDYFPDPLPGMRVLVPLGRGHRVGIVSGAASAAPAGVRVKPMLWPLEHKPVLDDHYMSLVRTLAARNMEPEGRVLENLLPHGMRKASVSLHVERDSASSPFPATLKPPALAAMDESARQQLMDLWHSGKMRARFNIKKDEQERFVRLLVDPPWPVRPNARRQINLLEHLFDKGPQSLHALKYSLGNWAADTALRLETAGLLNVGALTSDMIDLVDSVQCEAEAPDFTHELTREQQGAFETLSTALNTGQAATHLVHGVTGSGKTYLYLRLAAQCLEAGRSVMLLAPEVALACQLAKAAAAAFPGRKIYFHHGYQSPRKRESTFMELADSDQAAVVVGTRSSLFLPVRNVGLVVLDEEHDESYKQEERMPYQAKEVAWFRARLWGALMILGSATPDVKTYHAAKQGGVPVSVLRDRIGTSVLPEVSLVAMDGKKDREQPFAPQTVQALQRVVEAGEQAIVMLNRRGYAPLMYCVDCAQVVRCPDCEVGMTFHKGRERVVCHYCGRHQSYPLLCSKCGGGNFIPMGEGTERLEEQLEAMLPDGTGILRLDRDSTRRQERMEEILDEFGRGEAQILVGTQMLSKGHHFPGVTLVVVTDGDLGLNLPDYRASERTFQLLVQVAGRAGRGTRSGKVLIQTRNPGHPIWQEVLAADYEGFFAREIEKRRSFGYPPFSKLGLIRMSFPADWEQGARTVMEFSAHLRTLAARLDVVVLGPAPAPLAMLRGRRRFNCLLKAGDWPAVRQLFAALRDANPATAKIRMSLDLDPVSML
- a CDS encoding OmpH family outer membrane protein, translated to MKRLLLLVTLTGLLCMAVTPAFARVGFINPQRVVNESKIGRTAQEDLARLGRIKDKRINISAERIKSMRAEVDKGMLSVSQQKVREDDIEAALARHKLLIEQSNRSIRDQENQLIQFIMRKADKILRRIAAGGGFTLVLTDPEAIGFIAPEVDLTDRVIEALNNEM
- a CDS encoding SH3 domain-containing protein, which gives rise to MRRAVILTLWMVLLCAAAASAAEFGEIRYPDRTLNLRVERSPKAEWVGILQAGQPVRVAYLKDGWVAVFEPYMKTRDSVKVAGYANVKYLNKKRSKVEEKSWGAVMHPRTAVNIRSKRNARSSKMGKLVPGTNVRVDFPEDGWVAVLEDRATIRSKLNVRGFVKSTYLLPGPVAGTARKPASSPEAVQTTPPATGEGQVRGSVAPAPKTQKAEKAEEHAVSDTQDREAKAQTPVKPWGTVITAKHKVRIRKERSMTSHFVKTVAAGERIKIDFPKNGWFAVFEPDATVRSEQRALGYVLAEHLKKGEPVTVTPRPESLGNEGAKEARPAKPIIIKPDPLAASARPAPKGDKYLHGVHYKLLEKAETSRNGVDVVDMKIFVDVKQLPKATIMEDFAKSLWKEHRRSNKLLVIHIFLPEMDLDDISFIEAVYSHDEPLEFWARRTALYGTRFMDQ
- the galU gene encoding UTP--glucose-1-phosphate uridylyltransferase GalU; the encoded protein is MKIRKAVIPVAGWGTRSLPATKNIPKEMLPIYKKPIVQYIVEEAIEAGLTDVVFVTNQNKKIIEDHFDRNFLLEQLLERAGKKELLEEVRRVSDMVNIISVRQKEQLGLGHAVLCADEVCKNEPFAVMLGDDLMFGLNAGISELLEAARSEGKAVVGVIEVPEDKVNRYGIIQGEEFAPNMYRVNRLVEKPSPEEAPSNLAITGRYVLLPEIFDILENQEAGVGGEIQLTDALQGLADQDKLIAVRLQGQRFDAGDWVEYLTANIYFALHDEELHDDLVKRLMELLPCTDI